A stretch of Triticum aestivum cultivar Chinese Spring chromosome 1D, IWGSC CS RefSeq v2.1, whole genome shotgun sequence DNA encodes these proteins:
- the LOC123180465 gene encoding transcription factor BHLH42-like, translating into MEMVPVSGDVQEVLKQVDRKHKGKWGERVSMRKAPHMLDRLPQELSETLKVEDCIRAASMSRNFTKNPLRWRRLNKWSHQIESRVAKGRQVALCEVHALPIEIMRPSLALVQYGPEVLLGQLLSLIMMHHCGAGGRSSSFYGHSHLSASIAFYMLTRGRPRLPGRAFARGGHVWLSRANEVDSRAFSRAILARSAGIKVEEEIGLVQYAMAIFMDQQEAHMIPSICHSNQTSHIDQQSFQTHTCQTKQEPNKFDTEYEDDEMEYDDDDEIDAGCASGSASDDDQATHNARSSELMQVEMSERGRDGCSSNLGDEIQMLMVCQNGTSDHSNLHGQDEPWHFLYEELCSGYPQSSGEDQAMAENAHYAQTVSLILHRNNALRQADGLHTGSYLAISHRSSFSRWDAGIHGRTVAQGAARQKMLKSVLLFFNATCNKPPGDLRCDEAGARREVDFGASHVMQERKRRGKLNERFIILRSLVPFVTKTSSFHGYQMDKASILGDTIEYVKQLTKRIQDLESSTVRGPTMSREKRALLTGMEGPSSSSGSSSSAPVATDVQVSIIESDALLELRCPDRRGLLVAIMQALQEQLRLEVTSVQASSDHGVLLAEMRAKVREVHGRRSSISQVKRAIHLIISSG; encoded by the exons ATGGAGATGGTCCCCGTGAGTGGCGATGTCCAGGAGGTTCTGAAGCAAGTCGATCGCAAACACAAAGGGAAGTGGGGAGAGCGGGTCTCCATGAGAAAGGCCCCTCACATGCTTGATCGGCTCCCCCAAGAACTCAGCGAGACCCTCAAAGTCGAGGATTGCATAAGAGCGGCAAGCATGTCTCGGAATTTTACCAAGAACCCCCTACGGTGGAGAAGATTGAACAAGTGGTCCCACCAAATAGAATCGAG GGTCGCCAAGGGTCGACAGGTTGCATTGTGTGAAGTCCATGCCCTCCCAATTGAAATTATGCGTCCTTCTCTGGCTCTTGTGCAGTATGGACCTGAGGTGCTCCTGGGTCAACTTCTCTCTCTCATCATGATGCACCATTGCGGAGCCGGTGGACGAAGTTCTTCCTTCTACGGGCATTCACAC TTATCCGCAAGCATTGCCTTTTACATGCTCACTCGAGGACGACC CAGGTTACCTGGAAGGGCCTTTGCAAGGGGAGGGCACGTATGGCTTAGTAGAGCAAATGAAGTTGACAGCAGGGCATTCTCAAGAGCAATACTTGCCAGG AGTGCAGGAATCAAG GTGGAGGAAGAGATAGGTTTGGTCCAGTATGCGATGGCCATCTTCATGGATCAACAAGAAGCCCACATGATCCCCAGCATCTGCCATTCCAACCAAACCAGCCACATTGATCAACAGTCATTCCAGACACACACTTGTCAGACAAAGCAGGAGCCAAACAAGTTTGACACGGAGTACGAGGATGATGAGATGgagtacgacgacgacgacgagatcGACGCGGGGTGCGCATCGGGTTCAGCAAGCGATGATGATCAGGCAACACATAATGCAAGGAGCAGCGAGCTGATGCAGGTTGAGATGTCAGAAAGGGGGAGAGATGGCTGCTCAAGCAACCTGGGCGATGAGATCCAAATGCTGATGGTCTGCCAGAACGGTACTAGTGACCATTCCAATTTGCATGGGCAAGATGAGCCTTGGCATTTTCTCTACGAGGAGCTATGCAGTGGCTACCCTCAATCGTcag GTGAAGACCAAGCAATGGCTGAAAATGCTCACTACGCACAGACAGTCTCGCTGATCCTGCACCGCAACAACGCCCTGAGACAAGCCGACGGCCTGCACACCGGGTCCTACCTGGCAATCTCGCACCGATCTTCATTCTCCAGATGGGATGCTGGCATCCATGGACGCACGGTCGCCCAAGGCGCCGCCCGGCAGAAGATGCTCAAGAGTGTCCTCCTGTTCTTCAATGCTACCTGCAACAAGCCACCTGGTGATCTGAGGTGCGACGAAGCCGGTGCGCGGAGGGAGGTCGACTTCGGCGCCAGCCATGTCATGCAGGAGCGGAAGAGAAGGGGGAAGCTCAACGAGAGGTTCATCATCCTGCGGTCCCTGGTGCCCTTCGTCACCAAG ACATCTTCTTTCCATGGTTATCAGATGGACAAGGCCTCGATACTCGGCGACACGATCGAGTACGTGAAGCAGCTGACGAAACGTATCCAGGACCTTGAATCATCGACAGTCAGGGGGCCGACGATGTCGAGAGAGAAGCGTGCGCTGCTGACGGGCATGGAAgggcccagcagcagcagcggtagcagcagcagcgcccCGGTGGCCACGGACGTGCAGGTCTCCATCATCGAGAGCGACGCGCTGCTGGAGCTCCGGTGCCCCGACAGGCGCGGCCTGCTGGTGGCCATCATGCAGGCGCTCCAGGAGCAGCTCCGGCTCGAGGTCACCTCCGTCCAGGCGTCGTCGGACCACGGCGTGCTGCTCGCCGAAATGCGAGCCAAG GTGAGGGAGGTGCATGGGAGGAGGAGCAGCATTTCGCAAGTGAAGAGAGCGATCCATCTCATCATCTCATCGGGATGA